The following coding sequences lie in one Populus trichocarpa isolate Nisqually-1 chromosome 14, P.trichocarpa_v4.1, whole genome shotgun sequence genomic window:
- the LOC7464763 gene encoding probable rhamnogalacturonate lyase B isoform X1, translating into MDKVGASLLRWLALLIWFFFIVKLTAASRKIFQSENGKSLGVRLHKHHHRMVMDNGLVQVTLSSPGGDITGIQYNGIHNVLETRNREGNRGYWDVVWNLPGNHIAYDRLKGTDFNVIMEDEDQVELSFKKSWNFTHGGSSAPLNVDKRYIMRRGSSGVYLYAILERLEGWPDMDMDQIRIVFKLQNDKFHFMAISDDRQRIMPMPRDRISGEPLAYPEAVLLTNPTNPQLGGEVDDKYHYSCENKDNRVHGWISENPTVGFWMITASDEFRAGGPLKQDLTSHVGPTVLSMFTSTHYSGKDLNTKYRNGKPWKKVLGPVFVYLNSISSLEDPTTLWEDAKDQMSIEVNSWPYNFPQSEDFPSSDRRGTVSGQLLVGDKYISDKPMWASYAYVGLAAPGGVGSWERDAMGYQFWVQANEEGHFLIENIRAGHYNLYAWVPGIVGDCRYDVIIHIQPACLESSNAGCDVKLGVLVYEPPRNGPTLWEIGIPDRTAAEFFVPDTYPTLMNKLFINQSTHKFRQYGLWERYSDLYPKHDLIYTTGISNYHQDWFFAQVPRNMGNHTYQATTWQIKFEIENATPRTGNYTLQVALASASASELQVRFNDRRAKRPHFRTRLIGRDNAIARHGIHGLYWFYSINVPSRLLRQGNNTVYLTQSRSKSPVGGIMYDYIRLEGPPETGPSVE; encoded by the exons ATGGACAAAGTCGGTGCTTCTCTTTTGAGGTGGTTAGCATTGTTGATTTGGTTCTTCTTCATTGTCAAGCTCACCGCTGCTTCAAG GAAAATTTTCCAGAGTGAAAACGGTAAATCTCTTGGGGTGCGGCTGCATAAGCATCATCATCGG ATGGTGATGGATAATGGCCTTGTTCAAGTCACTTTGTCTAGTCCGGGCGGTGATATCACCGGAATACAGTACAACGGAATCCATAATGTACTTGAAACCAGGAACAGGGAAGGCAACCGAGG GTATTGGGACGTTGTCTGGAACTTGCCTGGAAATCATATAGCTTACGACAG ATTGAAAGGAACAGATTTTAACGTTATAATGGAAGATGAAGACCAAGTAGAACTCTCATTCAAGAAGTCTTGGAATTTCACACATGGTGGCTCCTCAGCCCCCCTGAACGTAGACAAAAG gTATATAATGCGACGGGGCAGCTCAGGGGTTTACTTGTATGCCATATTAGAACGCCTAGAGGGATGGCCTGACATGGACATGGATCAAATTAGAATCGTTTTCAAGCTCCAAAATGACAA GTTTCACTTCATGGCAATATCTGACGACAGGCAAAGGATCATGCCAATGCCTCGAGACAGAATCAGTGGGGAGCCTCTTGCATATCCAGAAGCTGTTCTCCTGACCAATCCAACTAATCCACAGCTTGGAGGAGAG GTGGACGACAAGTATCATTATTCATGTGAGAACAAAGACAACAGGGTACATGGTTGGATATCAGAAAATCCAACGGTGGGATTTTGGATGATCACAGCAAGTGATGAGTTCCGGGCCGGTGGTCCCCTGAAACAAGACCTCACATCTCATGTCGGCCCCACCGTCCTCTCT ATGTTTACCAGCACTCATTACAGTGGGAAGGACTTGAACACAAAATATCGAAACGGAAAGCCATGGAAAAAGGTTCTAGGACCTGTATTTGTCTATCTCAACTCCATCTCCTCCCTTGAAGATCCCACGACACTATGGGAAGATGCTAAGGATCAG ATGTCTATAGAAGTCAACAGCTGGCCTTACAATTTCCCCCAGTCAGAAGATTTCCCTAGCTCCGATCGACGAGGAACTGTTTCTGGTCAATTACTAGTTGGTGACAA GTACATCAGTGACAAACCAATGTGGGCGAGCTATGCCTATGTGGGCTTGGCAGCACCAGGAGGGGTGGGTTCGTGGGAAAGAGACGCCATG GGGTATCAATTCTGGGTTCAAGCCAATGAGGAGGGTCATTTCTTAATAGAAAACATTAGAGCTGGGCACTATAATCTGTATGCCTGGGTTCCCGGCATTGTTGGGGATTGCCGATATGATGTTATTATCCACATCCAACCAG CTTGTCTTGAATCCTCAAATGCAGGATGTGATGTGAAATTGGGTGTTCTTGTGTACGAGCCTCCAAGAAATGGTCCAACCCTTTGGGAAATAGGAATCCCTGACCGCACTGCTGCCGAATTCTTTGTGCCCGACACATACCCGACGCTCATGAACAAATTGTTCATCAACCAATCGACTCACAA GTTTAGGCAGTATGGACTATGGGAAAGGTACTCAGATTTGTATCCTAAGCATGACCTTATTTACACTACTGGCATCagtaattatcatcaagatTGGTTCTTTGCTCAGGTTCCCAG GAACATGGGAAATCACACATATCAAGCCACGACATGGCAGATCAAATTCGAGATAGAAAATGCCACCCCGAGGACTGGAAACTATACACTCCAAGTGGCCTTGGCATCAGCCTCCGCTTCTGAACTACAG GTTCGGTTCAATGACAGACGAGCCAAAAGACCTCATTTCAGAACAAGGCTAATAGGAAGGGACAATGCAATTGCCCGGCATGGAATTCATGGTCTGTACTGGTTTTATAGCATTAACGTGCCAAGCCGTCTGCTTCGCCAAGGAAACAACACTGTATATCTCACTCAGTCAAGAAGCAAATCCCCTGTTGGAGGAATTATGTATGATTACATTCGTTTAGAAGGGCCTCCAGAAACGGGTCCGAGTGTAGAATGA
- the LOC18104774 gene encoding probable cytosolic oligopeptidase A, translating to MPTRHKRENENKNNKTICTLHTIQHMAETRKVHPVGAVLLIINLLMASRISLSRSILLLQRTNNHFPYSHFTPKRFPKSYPCPLWSSSFSLCLQTLHKSSTTTATTPPSISNCYSSISMDPVVDEANPLLQDFEFPPFDVVEAKHVRPGIRALLKNLESDLEELERTVEPSWPKLVEPLEKIADQLTVVWGMINHLKAVKDSPELRAAIEEVQPEKVKFQLRLGQSKLIYNAFKAIQDSPQWPSLSDARKRIVESQIKEGVLNGVALDDDKREQFNKIEQELERLSQKFGENVLDATKKFEKIITDKKDIEGLPATSLGLAAQTAVSKGHTDASAENGPWIITLDAPSFMSVMQHARNRGLREEIYRAYVTRASSGDLNNTAIIDEILKLRLEKAKLLGYNNYTEVSMATKMATVEKAEELLEKLRAASWNAAVQDMEDLKIFSKNQGAMEANDLTHWDTGFWAERLRESKYDINEEELRPFFSLPKVMDGLFNLAKTIFGIDIEPADGLAPVWNNDVKFYCVKDSLGSPIAYFYFDPYSRPSEKRGGAWMGEVVSRSRVLSPNGTAPRLPIAHMVCNQTPPVGDKPSLMTFREVETVFHEFGHALQHMLTKQDEGLVAGIRGIEWDAVELPSQFMENWCYHRETLMGIAKHYETGESLPEEVYLKLLAARTFRAGSFSLRQIKFASLDLELHTKYIPGALESIYDVDQRVSERTQVIPPLPEDRFLCGFSHIFAGGYAAGYYSYKWAEVLSADAFSAFEDAGLDNHKAVKETGHKFRETILALGGGKAPLEVFVEFRGREPSPEALLRHNGLLSVTTSA from the exons ATGCCCACACGCCACAAGagggaaaatgaaaataaaaacaacaaaactatttGTACTCTCCACACAATACAACACATGGCAGAGACTAGAAAAGTACATCCAGTAGGAGCTGTTCTCCTTATAATCAACCTTCTCATGGCTTCACGTATCTCTCTCTCCCGCTCCATCCTGCTCCTCCAACGCACAAACAACCACTTCCCTTATTCCCATTTTACCCCCAAACGTTTTCCCAAATCTTATCCTTGCCCTCTCTGGTCTTCGTCCTTCTCCTTGTGTCTCCAAACACTTCACAAATCatcaaccacaacagcaacaacCCCTCCCTCTATCTCTAACTGCTACTCTTCAATTTCAATGGACCCTGTTGTTGATGAGGCCAATCCTTTACTGCAAGACTTTGAATTCCCTCCTTTTGATGTTGTTGAGGCCAAACATGTTCGACCTGGGATTCGTGCTCTCCTAAAGAACCTC GAGAGTGATTTGGAGGAATTGGAGAGAACAGTGGAGCCATCATGGCCAAAATTGGTAGAGCCATTGGAGAAGATTGCAGATCAGTTGACTGTTGTTTGGGGTATGATAAATCATCTCAAGGCTGTTAAAGACTCACCTGAACTCCGCGCTGCTATCGAAGAAGTTCAG CCCGAAAAGGTGAAATTTCAGCTTAGGCTGGGACAAAGTAAACTTATATATAATGCATTTAAGGCCATCCAAGATTCTCCTCAATGGCCATCACTAAGTGATGCTCGGAAACGTATAGTGGAAT CCCAAATAAAAGAAGGGGTTCTTAATGGTGTTGCTCTTGATGATGATAAAAGAGAGCAGTTCAACAAAATTGAACAG GAACTGGAAAGACTATCCCAAAAATTTGGGGAGAACGtactggacgccacaaagaagtttgaaaaaatcataacagaTAAGAAAGATATTGAAGGATTGCCTGCTACCTCACTTGGTTTGGCTGCGCAGACTGCAGTATCTAAG GGGCATACAGATGCATCTGCTGAGAATGGACCGTGGATAATTACATTGGATGCCCCAAGTTTTATGTCTGTCATGCAACATGCAAGAAATCGTGGTTTACGTGAAGAAATCTACCGTGCATATGTAACTCGAGCTTCAAGTGGTGATCTGAATAATACagcaattattgatgaaatattgAAGCTTAGGCTTGAAAAGGCTAAGCTCCTTGGCTACAACAACTACACTGAG GTAAGCATGGCAACCAAGATGGCTACTGTCGAGAAAGCAGAAGAGCTACTAGAAAAGCTGCGCGCAGCTTCTTGGAATGCTGCTGTTCAAG ATATGGAAGACCTTAAAATTTTCTCCAAAAATCAAGGTGCAATGGAAGCAAATGATTTAACTCACTGGGATACCGGCTTCTGGGCTGAGAGGCTGCGCGAGTCAAAATATGATATCAATGAG GAAGAACTACGTCCATTTTTTTCATTGCCAAAGGTTATGGATGGCCTTTTCAACCTTGCAAAGACAATTTTTGGAATTGATATTGAACCAGCTGATGGTCTTGCTCCG GTTTGGAATAATGATGTTAAATTCTACTGCGTCAAAGATTCCTTGGGCAGTCCAATTGCATACTTCTATTTTGATCCATATTCTCGTCCATCTGAGAAACGGGGTGGTGCATGGATGGGTGAGGTAGTTTCTCGAAGTCGTGTTTTGTCACCCAATGGTACTGCTCCAAGGTTGCCTATTGCCCACATGGTGTGCAACCAAACACCGCCAGTTGGGGACAAACCAAGCCTGATGACATTTCGGGAG GTTGAGACTGTATTCCATGAATTTGGTCACGCCCTCCAGCATATGCTAACCAAGCAGGATGAGGGTCTTGTTGCTGGCATCCGGGGTATAGAGTGGGATGCTGTTGAATTGCCCTCCCAGTTCATGGAAAATTGGTGTTATCACAG GGAAACTTTGATGGGCATTGCAAAGCACTATGAAACTGGGGAAAGTCTCCCCGAAGAAGTGTACTTGAAGCTTCTTGCTGCAAGGACTTTTCGAGCAGGGTCCTTTAGTCTTCGTCAG ATAAAATTTGCAAGTTTAGATTTGGAGTTGCATACAAAATATATACCAGGTGCATTGGAGTCTATCTATGATGTTGACCAAAGGGTCTCTGAAAGGACACAAGTGATCCCTCCTTTGCCAGAAGATAGATTCCTCTGCGGTTTCAGTCATATTTTTGCAG GCGGTTATGCAGCTGGATACTACAGTTACAAG TGGGCTGAGGTATTATCTGCTGATGCTTTCTCAGCCTTTGAGGATGCTGGATTGGATAACCACAAG GCTGTTAAAGAAACAGGGCACAAGTTCCGGGAAACCATTCTTGCTCTTGGAGGTGGAAAAGCGCCACTAGAG GTTTTTGTTGAGTTCCGAGGGCGGGAACCTTCGCCAGAGGCACTGCTCAGGCACAATGGCTTGTTATCAGTGACAACCTCTGCATAA
- the LOC7464763 gene encoding probable rhamnogalacturonate lyase B isoform X2 has translation MDKVGASLLRWLALLIWFFFIVKLTAASRKIFQSENGKSLGVRLHKHHHRMVMDNGLVQVTLSSPGGDITGIQYNGIHNVLETRNREGNRGYWDVVWNLPGNHIAYDRLKGTDFNVIMEDEDQVELSFKKSWNFTHGGSSAPLNVDKRYIMRRGSSGVYLYAILERLEGWPDMDMDQIRIVFKLQNDKFHFMAISDDRQRIMPMPRDRISGEPLAYPEAVLLTNPTNPQLGGEVDDKYHYSCENKDNRVHGWISENPTVGFWMITASDEFRAGGPLKQDLTSHVGPTVLSMFTSTHYSGKDLNTKYRNGKPWKKVLGPVFVYLNSISSLEDPTTLWEDAKDQMSIEVNSWPYNFPQSEDFPSSDRRGTVSGQLLVGDKYISDKPMWASYAYVGLAAPGGVGSWERDAMGYQFWVQANEEGHFLIENIRAGHYNLYAWVPGIVGDCRYDVIIHIQPGCDVKLGVLVYEPPRNGPTLWEIGIPDRTAAEFFVPDTYPTLMNKLFINQSTHKFRQYGLWERYSDLYPKHDLIYTTGISNYHQDWFFAQVPRNMGNHTYQATTWQIKFEIENATPRTGNYTLQVALASASASELQVRFNDRRAKRPHFRTRLIGRDNAIARHGIHGLYWFYSINVPSRLLRQGNNTVYLTQSRSKSPVGGIMYDYIRLEGPPETGPSVE, from the exons ATGGACAAAGTCGGTGCTTCTCTTTTGAGGTGGTTAGCATTGTTGATTTGGTTCTTCTTCATTGTCAAGCTCACCGCTGCTTCAAG GAAAATTTTCCAGAGTGAAAACGGTAAATCTCTTGGGGTGCGGCTGCATAAGCATCATCATCGG ATGGTGATGGATAATGGCCTTGTTCAAGTCACTTTGTCTAGTCCGGGCGGTGATATCACCGGAATACAGTACAACGGAATCCATAATGTACTTGAAACCAGGAACAGGGAAGGCAACCGAGG GTATTGGGACGTTGTCTGGAACTTGCCTGGAAATCATATAGCTTACGACAG ATTGAAAGGAACAGATTTTAACGTTATAATGGAAGATGAAGACCAAGTAGAACTCTCATTCAAGAAGTCTTGGAATTTCACACATGGTGGCTCCTCAGCCCCCCTGAACGTAGACAAAAG gTATATAATGCGACGGGGCAGCTCAGGGGTTTACTTGTATGCCATATTAGAACGCCTAGAGGGATGGCCTGACATGGACATGGATCAAATTAGAATCGTTTTCAAGCTCCAAAATGACAA GTTTCACTTCATGGCAATATCTGACGACAGGCAAAGGATCATGCCAATGCCTCGAGACAGAATCAGTGGGGAGCCTCTTGCATATCCAGAAGCTGTTCTCCTGACCAATCCAACTAATCCACAGCTTGGAGGAGAG GTGGACGACAAGTATCATTATTCATGTGAGAACAAAGACAACAGGGTACATGGTTGGATATCAGAAAATCCAACGGTGGGATTTTGGATGATCACAGCAAGTGATGAGTTCCGGGCCGGTGGTCCCCTGAAACAAGACCTCACATCTCATGTCGGCCCCACCGTCCTCTCT ATGTTTACCAGCACTCATTACAGTGGGAAGGACTTGAACACAAAATATCGAAACGGAAAGCCATGGAAAAAGGTTCTAGGACCTGTATTTGTCTATCTCAACTCCATCTCCTCCCTTGAAGATCCCACGACACTATGGGAAGATGCTAAGGATCAG ATGTCTATAGAAGTCAACAGCTGGCCTTACAATTTCCCCCAGTCAGAAGATTTCCCTAGCTCCGATCGACGAGGAACTGTTTCTGGTCAATTACTAGTTGGTGACAA GTACATCAGTGACAAACCAATGTGGGCGAGCTATGCCTATGTGGGCTTGGCAGCACCAGGAGGGGTGGGTTCGTGGGAAAGAGACGCCATG GGGTATCAATTCTGGGTTCAAGCCAATGAGGAGGGTCATTTCTTAATAGAAAACATTAGAGCTGGGCACTATAATCTGTATGCCTGGGTTCCCGGCATTGTTGGGGATTGCCGATATGATGTTATTATCCACATCCAACCAG GATGTGATGTGAAATTGGGTGTTCTTGTGTACGAGCCTCCAAGAAATGGTCCAACCCTTTGGGAAATAGGAATCCCTGACCGCACTGCTGCCGAATTCTTTGTGCCCGACACATACCCGACGCTCATGAACAAATTGTTCATCAACCAATCGACTCACAA GTTTAGGCAGTATGGACTATGGGAAAGGTACTCAGATTTGTATCCTAAGCATGACCTTATTTACACTACTGGCATCagtaattatcatcaagatTGGTTCTTTGCTCAGGTTCCCAG GAACATGGGAAATCACACATATCAAGCCACGACATGGCAGATCAAATTCGAGATAGAAAATGCCACCCCGAGGACTGGAAACTATACACTCCAAGTGGCCTTGGCATCAGCCTCCGCTTCTGAACTACAG GTTCGGTTCAATGACAGACGAGCCAAAAGACCTCATTTCAGAACAAGGCTAATAGGAAGGGACAATGCAATTGCCCGGCATGGAATTCATGGTCTGTACTGGTTTTATAGCATTAACGTGCCAAGCCGTCTGCTTCGCCAAGGAAACAACACTGTATATCTCACTCAGTCAAGAAGCAAATCCCCTGTTGGAGGAATTATGTATGATTACATTCGTTTAGAAGGGCCTCCAGAAACGGGTCCGAGTGTAGAATGA
- the LOC112324135 gene encoding protein BRICK 1 — translation MARAGGGGGGGGGITNAVNVGIAVQADWENREFISHISLNIRRLFDFLIQFESTTKSKLSSLNLKLDTLERRLQLLELQVSTATSNPSLFTSTTTTTA, via the coding sequence atggCGAGAgcaggcggaggaggaggaggcggaggagggaTAACAAACGCGGTGAACGTAGGGATAGCAGTACAAGCAGATTGGGAGAACAGAGAATTCATATCTCACATATCTCTCAACATCCGTCGTCTCTTCGATTTCCTCATCCAATTTGAGTCCACCACCAAGTCCAAATTGTCTTCTCTCAATCTCAAGCTTGATACTTTGGAGCGTCGTTTACAGCTTCTCGAACTCCAAGTTTCCACGGCCACTTCAAATCCTTCTCTTTTCACTTCCACCACTACCACCACCGCttga